TCTGCGCCTCGACCCAGGCGAGCGCTTCCGGTCCCTCAACCTCTTCCAGCCAGAGATGCGAATCGGGATCGAACGGCGTTGTCTGGGCGGCAAGGTCAGTGGTCACGTCAGTCTCCGGGGCGGGGCCGTGGGCGCAGGCTGCCAGCGCAAGGGCGCTGATCGTGGCGAGAAGGATGCGCATGGGGTCTCCTGAAAGGGCGGGCGCGCCTCAGGCCGGCGCGCGGGAACGGGTGTGTTAGCCAAGCCTGCCCGGCATTGCAAACCGGCTCAGGGCAAGCGTTCCAGCGTTATGCGCTCGACCAGCAGGCCGCGCCGTTTCTCCGGCACCACCGGGCGCACGGCGAAATAGTCGACCCCCTGCTCCCCGGACGCGACCGGCACATCGTACTCGAACGAATAGTCGGCAAAGCCCGGCACGAGGTCGAATTCCTGCCAGCCCGATTCGCCCACCCGCCCGGCCGAATAGTCCAGCTTCGCCGCCATCGCCCCCTGGTCGTCGGCCGGCCGCATGCGCACCGTGGCGCGGATCCGGCGGCCGGAAAACTGCAGCTCGATATCCGGCGCAAGCCGGAAGTGGGGCCCCTGCTCCGGCGGGTCGGCCAGCGCGCCGACCGCGGCATCGATCTGCAGCACATATCCGTTTTCCGGCGTCCGCAGCAGCCGCGTGCGCGCATCGCCGCCCGCAATCACCTTGTTGAGGTATTTTCCGTCGATCACGATCCGGTCGTAGCTGACGCCGTCACCGGCTACCGGCCCGGTCGGCAGGCGCCCGATGCCGGGCTGCAGCGCCACGAACACCATCAGCACCACCAGCAGGCCCGCCAGCGGGAAGAACAACCCGTCGCGCATCCGGAAACTGCTCAAAGCCTTCATGCGTCCGCCTTCCCGTTGGTCCGGTCCCGCTGGCCAAGGCGGGATGCTCCTGTTAGCAGGGTCGCGGGCAATTTGGCGAGCCATTTGCAGTGGCCCCGCAAACCGTGGAGACCGCAAACCGGATGACCGAAAGCGCCCTGCGCCGCCGCGCCAAGGAAGCCCGCACCTGGCTGTTCGAGAGCTGCTTCCCGCTTTGGGCGGAGCACGGGCTGACGCCCGCCGGCCTGTTTCCGGAAGTCCTGTCGCTGGATCACGACGACCTGCCACGCGAGACGACCCGCGTGCGCGTGCAGGCCCGCCAGACCTATGTCTTCGCTGAAGCCTGGCGTCTCGGCTGGAAGCGCGATGTCTCGGCGCGTCTTGTTCAGGCCGGCGTTTCGGTCCTGACCGGCCCGGCGCTCGCGCCCACCGGCCTGCCGGGACGCATCCTGCGCGCCGATGGCTCCGGCCTCGCGGATGCCTCCGCCGATCTCTACGACACCGCCTTCGTGCTCTTTGCGCTCGCCGAAGCGGCGCGCGGCCCCGGCGGCGGCGAGGCTGCGATGAGCCAGGCGGACAAGATCCTCGCCGCGCTTGACCAGCTCGCCCGCGACCAGACCCATGGCGGTTATGCGGAAGTCTTGCCGGCCCCGCCGGTGCGCCTGCAGAACCCGCACATGCACCTGCTGGAAGCCTGCCTCGCGCTGCACCGCACCGACAAGGAAGCGGGACACCTCGCACGCGCCTCAGAAATCGTCGGCCTCTTCGAGGCGCACTTTACCGCCGGGCCGGGCGGCTTTCTCGGCGAGAAGTTCAGGCCGGACTGGTCAGCGCCGGACGGCGACGCGGCCCGCATCGTTGAACCGGGCCACCAGTTCGAATGGGTCTGGTTGCTGCACACCTGGTCGCGCCTCGCCCAGAAGCCCCTGCCCGAGGCGGCCTCCACGCTTTATAGTTTCGGCGTCTCCACCCTCGACGAGGCCGGCCGGGCCTGCCAGGAGGTGACCCGCGACGGCGCGGCGGCCGATCCCTCGCGCCGCACCTGGCCGCAGACCGAAGCGCTGAAAGCCCATCTTGCGATGTACGAACAGCGCGGCGAAGCCCGCTTCGCCTCGGCCGCCTGCCGCAGCTTCGATGTGCTGATGGACGAATTCCTCACCGAAGATGGCGGCTGGATCGATCACTTCGCCGCCGATGGCACTGTCCTTGCGAAGGACATGCCCGCCTCGACCGGCTATCACGTCGTCCTCGCCCTCGCCGAACTCATCCGCGTCATGGATGCTTGAAATTTCCGGGCGACAAGACGCATAACGCGCCCGAACCCACGACCCACCTCACGCAGGAACCGCATGACCAAGCTTGTTCTCATCCGCCACGGACAATCCGCCTGGAATCTCGAAAACCGGTTCACCGGCTGGTGGGACGCTGACCTGACCGCGCAGGGAGAAGCCGAAGCCCGCGCCGCCGGCAAGATGTTGTCCGAACTCGACGCCGATTTTCGCGCCGGTTTCACCAGCGTCCAGACCCGCGCGATCCGCACACTGTGGCTTGCGCTGACCGAGATGAAGCGCGTCTGGCTGCCGGTCGAGAAGGACTGGCACCTCAACGAACGCCACTATGGCGGCCTGACCGGGCTCGACAAGGCCGAGACCGCGGCCAAGCACGGCGAGGAACAGGTCCATATCTGGCGCCGCAGCTACGACATCCCGCCGCCGCCGCTGGAAGTCGGCACGAAGTACGACCTGTCCACCGATCCGCGTTATCGCGGCATCGACATTCCGGACACGGAAAGCCTGAAGACCACGCTGGAGCGCGTCCTGCCCTACTGGGAAAGCCGCATCGCGCCGGAGCTGAAGGCGGGCAAGGACACGCTGATCGCAGCGCACGGAAACTCCCTGCGCGCCCTCGTCAAACACCTGTTCAAGGTGCCGGACGAGACGATCACCTCCGTCGAGATTCCGACCGGCAACCCGCTGCTGATCGAACTTGATGCCGCGCTGAAGCCGGTCTCAGTGCGCTATCTCGACGCCGCCCGCGCCCAGAAACTGCCCGCCCTGCCGTGAGCAAGCGCCGCGACCGCCGCCTGATGGGAAGGGCGCTCGCGCTCGCCGGGCTCAACCAGGGCCTTACCGGCGCGAATCCTTCGGTCGGCTGCGTCATCCTTGATGCTCAAGGGCATGTCGTCGGCGAAGGTGTCACCGGCAAGGGCGGCCGTCCGCATGCAGAGGAAATTGCGCTGGACGACGCCGGAAACCGCGCGCGTGGCGGCACGGCTTATGTCACGCTGGAGCCCTGCCGCGAACGCTCCAGCGGCGCGGCCTCATGTTCCTCGAAACTCGTCGACGCCGGCATCCGCCGCGTCGTCGTCGCCATTGAAGATCCGCACCCGACGGCGAAAGACGGCATCCGCATCCTGCGCGACGCTGGCGTGGCGGTGGAGGTCGGCACGGGCCGCCGCACCGCCGCGGGCCGTTATGCCTGGTTCTTCAGGTCAGCAGCGAACTGATCAGCCTGCGAACGGCCCGGCATGGGCTGCGATACGTTCGTAAAGGGCGGCCGAGTCGCGCTGGAACGCCGCCTTCGTGAACTGAGCCTCGTAGCTCGCGGTGCCGCCCTCCACGAGTTTCTTCGCCAGCGCCTTGTCATAGATCACGCGGCCGAGCGCCGCCGCCAACGCATCTGCGTCATTCTTCGCGACCAGCAGGCCGTTGATCCCGTCCTTCACATACGCGGCCGGGCCAACCGCATCTGCTGCGACCAGCGGCTTGCCGGCGGCCCAGGCGTCCACGGTGACCGTGCCGAATGGTTCGTACCGGGACGGAAACGCCACCACATCACACGCCGCCAGCAAGGCGCCGCGGTCATTGCGCCAGCCGAGGAAGCGCACGCGGTGATCAAGACCGAGGCTGGTGCACTGCGCCTTGAGTTCCGCTTCGATCGGCCCTTCCCCCGCGATCCACACATGCAGGTCGGGAAGTTTCGCGGCGGCCTCCAGCAGCGTGTCGAGGCCTTTCTTCTCGTGCAGCCGCGCGAGCGCGAGCGCCACCGGCGCGCCCGCCGGCGTCGTCAGCGCCTCACGCGAAGCGGGCGCGGTCCCTTCGAAATCGGCATAGGTGTGAATGATGGCCGCCCGCTCTTCCGGCACGCCCTGTTCGCGGATGTGGCGCAGCAGGTCGATGGTCAGGCCGACATGCCATTCGCAGTTCCGGAATCGCGACAGCTTGTAATAGCCGCCGTACCAGCCGATCGACCGGGCGCGGTGGGCCGCCGGTGCAAACTGCCCGGCGCGGCCCATCCAGTATTCGATGACGTCCGGCTTGAAGGCCGCAATCGCCGCATCGATCACCTTGCGGGTCGGAAATGGCCAGCTGGTGTTGAAGCTCGCCGTGTCGGTGCCGATGCCGGCCGCCGCAAATTTCCCGAGGCGAAAGGCATTGTCGGGCCGGGTAACGACGTGTTGGGCGTAGCCCGCCTCGGCCAGGGCGAGGACGGATTCCAGCATGATATTCTCGGCGCCGCCCTCTTCCGCGCCTGCCATCACGTGCATCACGCGCATTGCCGTCTCCTGCCCTGTCGCCCGGTTGGCATCGGCCAACCTGTAGCACTTGCGCTTAGCGATGAAACGTCCTGCGGGCAAACGGCGCTTGGCAGCCCGGGGCGAACTGCCTAGACAGGCCCGAGCAACAGCCGGGTGAGCCAATGGCCGACTACCGCCTCTTCGGGGCCGAGACATCTCCGTACTCGCTGAAGGTGCGGTCTGCGCTGCGTTATAAGGGCGTGGCGTTTGACTGGGTTGCGCGCTCGGTCGCCAACGAAGCCGAGTTCCGCAAGAGCGCAGCGACGCCGACCGTGCCGTTGCTGCTGTCGCCCAGCCATGCCCCGGCGCAGGATTCCACGCTGATCCTCGCCGCGCTCGAAGCCTCGCATCCCGAGCCGCCCGCGCGTCCGGAAGACGCCGCCACGCAGGCGCTCGCGATGATCCTCGAGGACTATGCCGACGAGTGGCTCAACAAGTGCATGTTCCAGCAGCGCTGGGGCCAGCAGCCGGACCGCGACGCGGCGGCGTTGCGGGTACTTGTGCAGCTGAACGACGGCAAGCGCCCGCGCGCCTTCAAGGCGCCGGCGAAGCAAATTGCGACGCGCATGCTGGCCCGCCTGCCGCTGGTCGGCGCGGAGCCCGAGAATGCGCCGACGCTGGAAAGCTCCTACCGCCGGTTTGCGCTGCGCCTGAACAGCCACCTGCAGCACCACCTTTTCATCTTCGGCGGAAGGCCGAGCGCGGCCGACTTCGCGATCGCGGCGCAGTTCCAGCAGATGCTGACGGACCCGACGCCGGGCGCCTGGCTGATTGAGCGCGCCCCTTTCCTGGTCGCGTGGTGCGGGCACATGGAAGACCCGAAGGCGTCCGGGCCGTTCGAGGAGCTGGCGACGCTGGAAGCGACGCTGCTGCCGATCTTCGAGGGCGAAGTTTCGCGCACCTACCTGCCCTGGGCGTTTGCGAATGCCGCCAGCGCGTCACGCGAGAAGAAGCGGTTTTCGGTGACCTTCGACGACGGCCTCTTCGAGCAGGCGACGCAGGCCTATGCCGCGCGCGCCTTCGCGTCCGTGCGCGCCGGCGTCGCCGAGCGCCTCGGCGATACGGGCCTTGCCGCTTTCTGCGCCGCGGCCGGTATCACCGAATATTTCGCACCCGGCCGCTGACACGAAAAACGCCCGCAGGAGGGGCTGCGGGCGTTCGTCAGTGAGCGGAGGATACGCGCTTAGGCGGCGTCAGAGGCCTTCTTCTTGCCGATCAGGCGCGGCTCCGACGGCTGGGCCGTGGTGCCGATCTCGATCTTGCGGGCTTTCTTCTCTTCCGGGATCTCGCGGATGAGATCGATCTTCAGCACGCCGTGCTCGAGGCTGGCACCGGTCACGAGAACGTGATCGGCGAGCTGGAAGCGGCGGATGAAGCTGCGCTGGGCGATGCCGCGGTGCAGGAAGTTGCGGCCGTTGCCGTCTTCGGTCTCGGTTTTCTTGCCCGCGACGGTCAGGAGGCCTTCCTTGGTCTCGATGTCGATCTCGGCTTCGGTGAAGCCGGCCACCGCGATTTCGATGGCGAAGGCATTTTCGTCAACGCGTTCAATGTTGTAGGGCGGATAGCCCTGCGTACCATCGAGGCGGGAAGCCTGGTCGATCATGCCGGCGAGGCGATCGAAACCAACCATGGTGCGGTAGAGGGGGGTGAGGTCGATATTGCTCATTTTGATACACAGTCCTTTGCTTCAAGCAACTGTGGACACTCCAAAGGAGGTCCGGTTCCGGTTCGGCCGTCGCGCAAACCCAGCCCGGTCATCCGGCACTGGCACGTGACACCGGCCACGGCCCGTCTGGCGGCACCGTGACAAGCCCTATGTGGGTAGCGTAAGGGGTCTATCAAGAGCCCCCGGGATGGAGAACTGACGATGAAATACCTGTTGCTTGCGGCCGCCTCGGCCCTCGTATTCACCGCGTGCACCCCCGCCAAGACGCCCGCACCCGCCTCCGTGGAAGCGGCCGCGCCCGAAGCCCCGGCCACGATGACGCTGGCCGAAGCGGTGGCGTCCGACCTGCGCAGCGACGAGGAAAAGGCGCGCGACGCCTGGCGCCATCCCGCCGAAACGCTCGAGTTCTTCGGCGTCGACAACAATGACAAGGTCGTCGAGGTCTGGCCCGGCGGCGGCTGGTACACCAATATCCTGGCGCCCTGGCTCGCCTCCGGCGGCGGCAGCCTGGTGGCAGCCGGCTTCGATATCGAACCGATCGAGGACGCAGACCGCCGCGCCCGCGCCGAGCAGCGCCTTGCCGAATTCAAGTCGACCTATGCCGATGCGAAATTCGGCACCATCGAGTACACCGCCTTTTCCGCCTCGTCCGGCCCGCTGACGGCCGACGGTACGGCCGATGTGGTGCTGACCTTCCGCAACCTGCACAATTGGATGGCGGCGGGCTTTGCCGAGAAATTCTTTGCCGACGCATATTCGGCGCTGAAGCCCGGCGGCACGCTCGGCGTGGTGGAACACCGCCTGCCGTCGACGCAGGCGCAGGACCCCAAGGCGACCAGCGGCTATGTGCATGAGGACTATGTGAAGGCGCTGGCTACCGCGGCCGGCTTCGAGTTCGTCGAAGCCAGCGAGATCAACGCCAATCCGGCGGACACCGCCGACCATCCCTTCGGCGTCTGGACGCTGCCGCCCAATTCGACGACCACTAACCGCGACGGCACGACGGTCGAAGGGTTCGATCCCGAAAAATACAAGGCGATCGGCGAAAGCGACCGGATGACGCTGAAATTCCGCAAGCCGGAATAAGCGCCCTTCCCTGCCAGACGGCACTCCACAAACCCTCCACACGCGTGTGGAGGGTTTTCGATTCTAATCAAACCCGGGCGGCTCGCCTTTGAAGAAGAGGCGCACCTCTTCTGCGCTCAAGGCGCTCGTGATGTGGCGCTTGGCGAACCCGATGAGTTCTTCCGCATCCGCCGATTGGAGCAGCGCCACCGGCAACAGGAACACCTTGCCGAAAGTTCCGACCGCGAGCACTTGACCATCGGGCGACCAGGCAACCCCGCTGGAATAGCCGAGACCATGTTCTGTCTCCGAGCCGAGCAGGGTTTTTGGCGAAGACACTTCATGGACGATCCCGAGCGTTTGCGCGTCGCGGATCGTGAGACGGTCTTCGCCGCAGGCGAGCAGCGTGCCCTGGGGATTCCATGCCAACGACCCCGCACCCGCGCCCGTGATTGCGGCGGCGATCTGGCCGTTGGCAGTCCAGATCTTCAGGTCTTCGTCGACCGAGCAGGTCGCGAGGCGGCTGCCGTCGGGCGACCAGGCGAGGCTGTAGACATAACGTTCGTGAGCGGACTTGACCTCTTTGATCAGGTTGAACGCGTCATCAAGGAACAGGAGGCCTCCTTCCACATTGCCAACCGCCATCGTCTGGTGATGCGGCCGCCAACGCGCCCTGCCGCGAGGTCCGCTACGATGGTCCTGCGCATTTCGCCAGATGCGTGACATTGCAAGACCGCCCACGAGCAGACGGCCATCGGCGTGCCAGTCGACCGTCTGCGCGTCGCTCCCCAGCGCCTCGCTTCCCCTGCAATCGATCCGCGCCTTGCTTTCGCCTGTCGCGGCGTCCCAAACGGTTGCAAATCCATCCCGGCCGCAGGTTGCCACGCAGGCATCATCAGGACTCCAGGCGACGTCCTCGATCATTTGAAGGTGCCGCTCGCCGGTATGCGCTTCGAGCACCTGGAGGGTCTTGCCCGTCGCCACATCAAGGATGAACGCTGTCGCCTCGCGGAGACCGGCGAGCAGCCGCGCGCCATCGTGTGACCAGGCGACATGCGACGCGTGCCCCGGCAGGTCGCCGACGCCTGGCAGCGTGGCCAGCAAGGCGCGCCGCAACAGCGTGAGAGCATCTTCGAGCGCAGTCCGGTTGTGGCGCCAGGTTGTGTTCACGGCGTGCGCACCAAGGATAAGCGCCAGCTGGGGATCAGACGGGAAAGCGCGTTCTCCCTCCAGCACCAGGGCGCGCGACGTGATCTGGTTCAGGCGGTCG
The genomic region above belongs to Acidobacteriota bacterium and contains:
- a CDS encoding AGE family epimerase/isomerase codes for the protein MTESALRRRAKEARTWLFESCFPLWAEHGLTPAGLFPEVLSLDHDDLPRETTRVRVQARQTYVFAEAWRLGWKRDVSARLVQAGVSVLTGPALAPTGLPGRILRADGSGLADASADLYDTAFVLFALAEAARGPGGGEAAMSQADKILAALDQLARDQTHGGYAEVLPAPPVRLQNPHMHLLEACLALHRTDKEAGHLARASEIVGLFEAHFTAGPGGFLGEKFRPDWSAPDGDAARIVEPGHQFEWVWLLHTWSRLAQKPLPEAASTLYSFGVSTLDEAGRACQEVTRDGAAADPSRRTWPQTEALKAHLAMYEQRGEARFASAACRSFDVLMDEFLTEDGGWIDHFAADGTVLAKDMPASTGYHVVLALAELIRVMDA
- the gpmA gene encoding 2,3-diphosphoglycerate-dependent phosphoglycerate mutase, whose protein sequence is MTKLVLIRHGQSAWNLENRFTGWWDADLTAQGEAEARAAGKMLSELDADFRAGFTSVQTRAIRTLWLALTEMKRVWLPVEKDWHLNERHYGGLTGLDKAETAAKHGEEQVHIWRRSYDIPPPPLEVGTKYDLSTDPRYRGIDIPDTESLKTTLERVLPYWESRIAPELKAGKDTLIAAHGNSLRALVKHLFKVPDETITSVEIPTGNPLLIELDAALKPVSVRYLDAARAQKLPALP
- a CDS encoding riboflavin biosynthesis protein RibD, whose product is MGRALALAGLNQGLTGANPSVGCVILDAQGHVVGEGVTGKGGRPHAEEIALDDAGNRARGGTAYVTLEPCRERSSGAASCSSKLVDAGIRRVVVAIEDPHPTAKDGIRILRDAGVAVEVGTGRRTAAGRYAWFFRSAAN
- a CDS encoding glycosyltransferase, translating into MRVMHVMAGAEEGGAENIMLESVLALAEAGYAQHVVTRPDNAFRLGKFAAAGIGTDTASFNTSWPFPTRKVIDAAIAAFKPDVIEYWMGRAGQFAPAAHRARSIGWYGGYYKLSRFRNCEWHVGLTIDLLRHIREQGVPEERAAIIHTYADFEGTAPASREALTTPAGAPVALALARLHEKKGLDTLLEAAAKLPDLHVWIAGEGPIEAELKAQCTSLGLDHRVRFLGWRNDRGALLAACDVVAFPSRYEPFGTVTVDAWAAGKPLVAADAVGPAAYVKDGINGLLVAKNDADALAAALGRVIYDKALAKKLVEGGTASYEAQFTKAAFQRDSAALYERIAAHAGPFAG
- a CDS encoding glutathione S-transferase family protein — encoded protein: MADYRLFGAETSPYSLKVRSALRYKGVAFDWVARSVANEAEFRKSAATPTVPLLLSPSHAPAQDSTLILAALEASHPEPPARPEDAATQALAMILEDYADEWLNKCMFQQRWGQQPDRDAAALRVLVQLNDGKRPRAFKAPAKQIATRMLARLPLVGAEPENAPTLESSYRRFALRLNSHLQHHLFIFGGRPSAADFAIAAQFQQMLTDPTPGAWLIERAPFLVAWCGHMEDPKASGPFEELATLEATLLPIFEGEVSRTYLPWAFANAASASREKKRFSVTFDDGLFEQATQAYAARAFASVRAGVAERLGDTGLAAFCAAAGITEYFAPGR
- a CDS encoding Hsp20 family protein, translated to MSNIDLTPLYRTMVGFDRLAGMIDQASRLDGTQGYPPYNIERVDENAFAIEIAVAGFTEAEIDIETKEGLLTVAGKKTETEDGNGRNFLHRGIAQRSFIRRFQLADHVLVTGASLEHGVLKIDLIREIPEEKKARKIEIGTTAQPSEPRLIGKKKASDAA
- a CDS encoding class I SAM-dependent methyltransferase, giving the protein MKYLLLAAASALVFTACTPAKTPAPASVEAAAPEAPATMTLAEAVASDLRSDEEKARDAWRHPAETLEFFGVDNNDKVVEVWPGGGWYTNILAPWLASGGGSLVAAGFDIEPIEDADRRARAEQRLAEFKSTYADAKFGTIEYTAFSASSGPLTADGTADVVLTFRNLHNWMAAGFAEKFFADAYSALKPGGTLGVVEHRLPSTQAQDPKATSGYVHEDYVKALATAAGFEFVEASEINANPADTADHPFGVWTLPPNSTTTNRDGTTVEGFDPEKYKAIGESDRMTLKFRKPE
- a CDS encoding TIR domain-containing protein, with amino-acid sequence MTEANARADTPLLQRPLKVFISYARRDHKFVDWLDNNLRSHGLETLVDRKSIEKFADWWERIEQLIVQSDAVVCVLSKAMAKSAVARREVDFAVYCNKRLAPLVIEDVADHKTPDALKRLNYVFARKRDNRDAAFGDLMNGLQADIEWVREHTRLSELTHLWALKEKSSDLLLRGAELETAEAWIATPRTSMPLASDLQRVFVSVSRTEWNRGQSADTDRLNQITSRALVLEGERAFPSDPQLALILGAHAVNTTWRHNRTALEDALTLLRRALLATLPGVGDLPGHASHVAWSHDGARLLAGLREATAFILDVATGKTLQVLEAHTGERHLQMIEDVAWSPDDACVATCGRDGFATVWDAATGESKARIDCRGSEALGSDAQTVDWHADGRLLVGGLAMSRIWRNAQDHRSGPRGRARWRPHHQTMAVGNVEGGLLFLDDAFNLIKEVKSAHERYVYSLAWSPDGSRLATCSVDEDLKIWTANGQIAAAITGAGAGSLAWNPQGTLLACGEDRLTIRDAQTLGIVHEVSSPKTLLGSETEHGLGYSSGVAWSPDGQVLAVGTFGKVFLLPVALLQSADAEELIGFAKRHITSALSAEEVRLFFKGEPPGFD